The Acidimicrobiales bacterium genome has a window encoding:
- a CDS encoding CDP-alcohol phosphatidyltransferase family protein: protein MATPTGGPTEPLEPAAPTVVAVAEGESRILTVPNAISVVRLLCIPLFLLLLFGREERVQAALLLAALGATDWVDGFIARRWDQVSELGKLLDPIADRMLLVVAVVAILIDGSVPVVVAVLTIARESVVFAIASVLALARAKPIPVSWWGKAGTFGLMFAYPLFLAGASEATWAGAATVLAWVCVVPGLVLGYLAAALYLRPARDAWRIARVGDDARGVGSSA from the coding sequence ATGGCGACACCCACTGGTGGACCGACCGAGCCCCTCGAGCCGGCCGCCCCGACCGTCGTCGCGGTGGCGGAGGGCGAGAGCCGGATCCTCACGGTCCCCAACGCCATCTCCGTGGTCCGGTTGCTGTGCATCCCGCTGTTCCTCCTCCTCCTGTTCGGTCGTGAGGAGCGCGTCCAGGCGGCGCTGCTGCTCGCCGCGCTCGGCGCCACCGACTGGGTCGACGGCTTCATCGCCCGCCGATGGGACCAGGTCTCCGAGCTCGGCAAGCTCCTCGACCCCATCGCCGACCGCATGCTGCTCGTCGTCGCGGTGGTGGCGATCCTCATCGACGGCTCGGTCCCGGTCGTGGTGGCGGTCCTGACCATCGCCCGTGAGTCGGTGGTCTTCGCCATCGCCAGCGTGCTCGCCCTGGCCCGGGCAAAGCCGATCCCGGTGAGCTGGTGGGGGAAGGCCGGCACCTTCGGCCTGATGTTCGCCTACCCGCTGTTCCTCGCCGGGGCATCGGAGGCAACGTGGGCGGGGGCGGCCACGGTGCTGGCGTGGGTGTGCGTGGTGCCGGGGCTCGTGCTCGGCTACCTCGCGGCCGCGCTCTACCTCCGTCCCGCGCGTGACGCGTGGCGGATCGCCCGCGTGGGCGACGACGCCCGCGGGGTAGGTTCGTCGGCATGA